In the genome of Pseudomonas sp. HS6, one region contains:
- a CDS encoding DUF1993 family protein codes for MTISLYAASVPVFQQMLNALSDVLKKAETHATEKNIDPNAFLQARLYPDMFPLVRQVQIAVDFAKGVSSRLAEVEIPKYDDTETTFADLQALIAKVLAFIGEIKPEQINGKEGIEIVTRPGTPKEKRFSGQAYLLSYGLPQFFFHVTTTYALLRHNGVEVGKRDYMGAF; via the coding sequence ATGACCATTTCCCTGTACGCTGCATCCGTCCCGGTTTTCCAGCAAATGCTCAACGCCCTGAGCGATGTGCTGAAAAAGGCTGAAACCCACGCCACCGAGAAAAACATCGACCCGAATGCCTTCCTGCAAGCGCGTCTGTACCCGGACATGTTCCCGCTGGTGCGTCAGGTGCAGATCGCCGTGGACTTCGCCAAAGGCGTTTCCTCGCGTCTGGCCGAAGTCGAGATCCCGAAGTACGACGACACCGAAACCACTTTCGCCGATCTGCAAGCGCTGATCGCCAAGGTTCTGGCCTTCATCGGCGAGATCAAGCCTGAGCAAATCAACGGCAAGGAAGGCATCGAAATCGTGACCCGTCCAGGCACGCCAAAAGAGAAGCGCTTCTCCGGCCAGGCTTACCTGCTGAGCTACGGCCTGCCGCAGTTCTTCTTCCACGTCACCACCACTTACGCACTGCTGCGTCACAACGGTGTGGAAGTGGGCAAGCGCGATTACATGGGCGCGTTCTAA
- a CDS encoding YceH family protein, protein MTTELETNANEPRLNATEIRILGSLIEKQATSPETYPLTLNALVLACNQKTSREPVMNLTQGQVGQSLRALEGRGFAKLVMGSRADRWEHKVDKALELVPAQLILTGLMFLRGPQTVNELLTRSGRMHEFEDAEQVVHQLERLIARDLAVLIPRQAGQREDRYTHALGDPADIEAILSARQNPSDRGAASGVSVERIEELEARIAALEERLARLE, encoded by the coding sequence ATGACCACAGAACTTGAAACCAACGCCAACGAACCAAGGCTCAACGCCACGGAAATCCGCATTCTGGGTTCGCTGATCGAGAAACAGGCCACCAGCCCGGAAACCTATCCGCTGACCCTCAACGCGCTGGTGCTGGCCTGTAATCAGAAAACCAGTCGCGAACCGGTGATGAACCTGACCCAGGGCCAGGTCGGCCAGAGCCTGCGCGCCCTCGAAGGTCGCGGTTTCGCCAAACTGGTGATGGGCAGCCGCGCCGACCGCTGGGAGCACAAGGTCGACAAGGCGCTGGAACTGGTGCCGGCGCAATTGATTCTGACCGGGCTGATGTTCCTGCGCGGCCCGCAGACCGTCAACGAACTGCTGACTCGCAGCGGTCGCATGCATGAATTCGAAGACGCCGAACAAGTGGTACATCAGCTGGAACGCCTGATCGCTCGGGATCTGGCGGTGCTGATTCCACGTCAGGCTGGTCAGCGCGAAGATCGCTACACCCATGCGCTGGGTGATCCGGCGGACATCGAAGCGATTCTGTCGGCACGGCAGAACCCGAGTGACCGCGGCGCAGCCAGCGGTGTATCAGTCGAACGCATCGAAGAACTGGAAGCACGGATTGCAGCGCTGGAAGAGCGTCTGGCTCGACTCGAATAA
- a CDS encoding cupin domain-containing protein, producing MHPPILNLNDVELEPLPESLAPEGETAGRYQQKFARVGQQLGAQKLGYRLYALPPGMRGSPFHSHRVNEEMFYVVAGEGEVRLGAERFPIRAGDVIACPPGGPEAAHQIINTSAQELRYLAVSTQQHPEICEYPDSNKYAVMDNFSVDAEGKASGFVAVARQADGVDYWDGE from the coding sequence ATGCACCCGCCCATTCTCAACCTGAATGACGTCGAACTCGAACCACTCCCCGAATCCTTGGCTCCCGAAGGCGAAACCGCCGGGCGTTATCAGCAGAAGTTCGCCCGGGTCGGCCAGCAATTGGGCGCGCAGAAGCTCGGTTATCGTCTGTATGCGCTGCCACCGGGTATGCGTGGCAGCCCGTTTCACAGCCATAGGGTCAATGAGGAAATGTTTTACGTGGTGGCCGGGGAAGGGGAGGTGCGCCTCGGTGCCGAGCGTTTTCCGATCCGTGCCGGCGATGTGATCGCCTGTCCGCCGGGAGGTCCGGAAGCGGCGCATCAGATCATCAATACCAGCGCGCAAGAGCTGCGCTATCTGGCGGTCAGCACCCAGCAGCACCCGGAAATCTGCGAGTACCCGGACTCGAACAAATACGCGGTGATGGATAATTTCAGCGTCGATGCCGAAGGCAAGGCCTCGGGCTTCGTGGCGGTGGCGCGGCAGGCGGACGGGGTGGATTACTGGGACGGCGAGTGA
- a CDS encoding shikimate 5-dehydrogenase, whose product MQMNPNKDTQLCMSLSGRPGNFGLRFHNHLYEQLGLNFYYKAFSSQDLPGAVGGIRALGIRGCGVSMPFKEASIALVDELDASAAAIQSINTIVNTNGHLKAYNTDYIAIAQLLETHAVPKASTFALRGSGGMAKAVASALRDGGYKNGLIVARNERAGRALADSLNYRWQAELGDERPQMLINVTPVGMDGGPEAGQLSFDVDVIKSAETVFDVVAIPSETQLIVRGRAEGKKVITGLEVIAIQALEQFVLYTGVRPTVEQFDAAVAFARS is encoded by the coding sequence ATGCAGATGAACCCCAACAAAGACACCCAACTGTGCATGTCCCTGTCTGGGCGTCCCGGGAATTTCGGTCTGCGTTTTCATAACCATCTGTATGAGCAACTGGGCCTGAATTTCTACTACAAGGCGTTCAGCAGCCAGGACTTGCCGGGAGCCGTCGGCGGGATTCGGGCGCTGGGCATTCGTGGTTGCGGCGTATCGATGCCGTTCAAGGAAGCGAGCATTGCGCTGGTCGATGAGCTGGATGCGTCGGCGGCAGCGATCCAGTCGATCAACACCATCGTCAACACCAACGGCCATCTCAAGGCCTACAACACCGATTACATCGCTATCGCCCAGTTGCTGGAAACTCATGCGGTACCAAAGGCATCGACCTTCGCCCTGCGCGGCAGCGGCGGCATGGCCAAAGCGGTGGCCAGTGCCTTGCGCGACGGCGGCTACAAAAACGGTTTGATCGTGGCCCGCAACGAGCGCGCCGGGCGGGCACTGGCGGACTCCCTGAACTATCGCTGGCAGGCGGAATTGGGCGATGAACGCCCGCAGATGTTGATCAACGTCACCCCTGTGGGGATGGACGGCGGCCCGGAAGCGGGTCAGCTTTCTTTTGACGTGGATGTGATCAAGTCTGCCGAGACTGTGTTCGATGTGGTGGCGATCCCCTCGGAAACGCAGCTGATCGTGCGTGGCCGCGCCGAAGGCAAAAAAGTGATCACCGGGCTGGAAGTGATCGCGATCCAGGCGCTGGAGCAGTTCGTGCTCTACACCGGCGTGCGGCCGACGGTCGAGCAATTCGATGCAGCGGTGGCGTTTGCACGCAGTTGA
- a CDS encoding AI-2E family transporter, which translates to MNQKSLQFKSLTVLLFLVTVAFIWILLPFYGAVFWAVILGILFAPMQRRLQQKFGWQRNLTSLCTLSVCLVIAILPVIVISVLLVQEGAVLYDNIESGKLDIGAYLAQFKHSLPPYFQHLLDRFGVGELSALREKIVKAAMQGSQVLATQAFSFGQGTFDFVVSFFIMLYLLFFFLRDGAELARKVRTAVPLEEHHKRRLQLKFNRVVRATVKGNLVVAITQGALGGAIFWFLDIPSALLWAVLMAFLSLLPAVGAGIVWAPVAVYFLLSGMIWQGVVLALFGIFVIGLVDNVLRPVLVGKDTRMPDYMILISTLGGMAVFGLNGFVIGPLIAALFMSSWALFIETRPKVQLP; encoded by the coding sequence ATGAACCAAAAGAGTCTGCAATTCAAATCCCTCACCGTGCTGCTGTTTCTGGTGACGGTGGCCTTCATCTGGATCCTGCTGCCGTTTTACGGTGCGGTGTTCTGGGCGGTGATCCTCGGTATTCTGTTCGCGCCGATGCAGCGTCGGTTGCAGCAGAAATTCGGCTGGCAACGCAACCTGACTTCACTGTGCACCTTGAGTGTCTGTCTGGTGATCGCGATCCTGCCGGTGATCGTCATCAGCGTGTTGCTGGTGCAGGAAGGGGCGGTGCTCTACGACAACATCGAAAGCGGCAAGCTCGATATCGGCGCGTATCTGGCGCAGTTCAAGCACAGTCTGCCGCCGTACTTTCAGCATTTGCTCGATCGGTTTGGTGTAGGTGAACTCAGTGCCTTGCGCGAGAAGATCGTCAAGGCTGCGATGCAGGGCAGTCAGGTGTTGGCGACCCAGGCGTTCAGTTTCGGCCAGGGCACGTTCGATTTCGTGGTGAGTTTTTTCATCATGCTGTACTTGCTGTTTTTCTTTCTGCGCGATGGCGCCGAACTGGCGCGCAAGGTGCGTACGGCGGTGCCGCTGGAAGAACATCACAAGCGTCGGCTGCAACTGAAGTTCAATCGGGTGGTGCGCGCCACGGTTAAAGGCAATCTGGTGGTGGCAATCACTCAGGGCGCATTGGGCGGGGCGATTTTCTGGTTTCTCGACATTCCCAGCGCGTTGCTCTGGGCGGTGTTGATGGCGTTTCTGTCGCTGTTGCCAGCGGTGGGTGCGGGCATTGTCTGGGCGCCGGTGGCTGTTTATTTCCTGCTCAGCGGGATGATCTGGCAGGGTGTGGTGCTGGCGCTGTTCGGGATATTCGTGATCGGTCTGGTGGACAACGTGTTGCGTCCGGTGCTGGTCGGCAAGGACACCCGCATGCCGGATTACATGATCCTGATCTCGACGCTGGGCGGGATGGCGGTGTTCGGCCTCAATGGTTTCGTGATCGGGCCGCTGATCGCCGCATTGTTCATGTCGAGCTGGGCGCTGTTCATCGAAACCCGACCGAAGGTGCAGTTGCCTTAA
- the yegQ gene encoding tRNA 5-hydroxyuridine modification protein YegQ — MTPSFTPELLAPAGTLKNMRYAFAYGADAVYAGQPRYSLRVRNNEFDHANLALGIREAQAQGKRFYVVVNIAPHNAKLKTFLKDLAPVIDMAPDALIMSDPGLIMLVRRHFPQMPIHLSVQANTVNWASVEFWQQQGLSRIILSRELSLEEIGEIREQVPGMELEVFVHGALCMAYSGRCLLSGYMNKRDANQGTCTNACRWKYSAQEATENQLGEIVQTFEPQPTLGLGAPTDQVFLLQEANRPGELMPAFEDEHGTYIMNAKDLRAVQHVERLTRMGVHSLKIEGRTKSHFYCARTTQVYRRAIDDAVAGREFDRSLMTDLESLAQRGYTEGFLRRHVHDEYQNYQNGSSVSERQQFVGELTGERRDRLAEVKVKNRFALGDHLELMTPKGNFHFDLHELQNLKGEAIDVAPGDGHTVYLPIPDAVDLRFGLLMRDIGAV; from the coding sequence ATGACGCCCTCCTTCACCCCGGAACTGCTCGCCCCCGCCGGCACCCTGAAAAACATGCGCTACGCCTTCGCCTACGGCGCCGATGCGGTCTACGCCGGCCAGCCGCGCTACAGCCTGCGGGTGCGCAACAACGAGTTCGACCACGCCAACCTCGCCCTCGGCATTCGTGAAGCCCAGGCCCAGGGCAAGCGTTTCTACGTGGTGGTCAACATCGCGCCACACAACGCCAAGCTCAAGACCTTCCTCAAGGATCTGGCGCCAGTGATCGACATGGCACCGGACGCGCTGATCATGTCCGACCCTGGCCTGATCATGCTGGTGCGCCGACACTTCCCACAGATGCCGATTCATCTTTCAGTGCAAGCCAACACGGTGAACTGGGCGAGTGTCGAATTCTGGCAGCAACAGGGGCTGAGCCGGATCATCCTGTCCCGGGAGCTGTCGCTGGAAGAGATCGGCGAAATCCGCGAGCAAGTACCGGGCATGGAACTGGAAGTGTTCGTCCACGGCGCACTGTGCATGGCCTACTCCGGCCGCTGCCTGCTCTCGGGCTACATGAACAAACGCGACGCCAATCAGGGCACCTGCACCAACGCCTGCCGCTGGAAATATTCGGCGCAGGAAGCCACCGAAAACCAGCTCGGCGAGATCGTGCAGACCTTCGAACCGCAACCGACCCTCGGCCTCGGCGCTCCCACCGATCAGGTGTTTCTGTTGCAGGAAGCCAATCGCCCCGGCGAACTGATGCCGGCATTCGAAGACGAACACGGCACCTACATCATGAACGCCAAGGACCTGCGCGCCGTGCAGCACGTCGAACGCCTGACCCGCATGGGCGTGCACTCGCTGAAGATCGAAGGCCGGACCAAATCGCACTTCTATTGCGCACGCACCACCCAAGTCTATCGCCGGGCCATCGACGATGCGGTGGCCGGCCGCGAATTCGACCGCAGCCTGATGACCGATCTGGAATCCCTCGCCCAGCGCGGCTACACCGAAGGCTTCCTGCGCCGTCACGTGCATGACGAATACCAGAACTACCAGAACGGCAGTTCAGTGTCGGAGCGTCAGCAGTTTGTTGGCGAACTGACCGGCGAGCGCCGGGATCGACTCGCCGAGGTAAAGGTGAAGAACCGCTTTGCGCTGGGCGATCATCTGGAGCTGATGACGCCCAAGGGCAACTTCCACTTTGATCTGCATGAACTGCAGAACCTCAAGGGCGAAGCCATCGACGTAGCGCCGGGGGATGGGCACACGGTGTACCTGCCGATTCCGGATGCGGTGGATTTGCGCTTCGGCTTGTTGATGCGCGATATCGGCGCTGTCTAG
- a CDS encoding FadR/GntR family transcriptional regulator encodes MQEDLDAPARKRAHNLAHDLVEKLTQSILLGQMLPGDKLPSENSIVQEHGVSRTVVREAISKLQASGLVETRHGIGTFVIERAPEQGLRLNVDTALGVRSILELRMGLETQAVALAAQRRTEQQLVQMRQALDDYQRLLANNDSCVEADRRFHLLIAEATGNVCFTEIMQHLGSAMIPRTRVNATERGAVDLSKLGQLANLEHEAILNAIKRQDPDAARAAMWLHLTNSRDRFSATS; translated from the coding sequence ATGCAAGAAGACCTCGACGCTCCCGCCCGTAAACGCGCGCACAACCTGGCCCATGATCTGGTGGAAAAACTCACCCAGAGCATCCTGCTCGGCCAGATGTTGCCCGGTGACAAGTTGCCTTCGGAGAACTCGATCGTTCAGGAGCACGGCGTCAGCCGCACCGTGGTGCGCGAGGCGATTTCCAAGTTGCAGGCGTCGGGGCTGGTGGAGACGCGACACGGCATCGGCACGTTCGTGATCGAGCGCGCACCGGAGCAGGGGCTGCGACTGAATGTCGACACCGCGCTGGGGGTGCGCAGCATTCTCGAATTGCGCATGGGGCTGGAGACGCAAGCGGTAGCGCTGGCCGCGCAGCGCCGAACCGAACAGCAACTAGTGCAGATGCGTCAGGCGCTTGATGACTATCAGCGTCTATTGGCCAACAACGACAGTTGCGTCGAGGCCGACCGGCGCTTTCACCTTTTGATTGCCGAGGCTACCGGCAATGTCTGCTTCACCGAAATCATGCAGCACCTGGGCAGCGCGATGATTCCGCGCACGCGGGTCAATGCGACCGAACGCGGGGCGGTGGATTTGAGCAAGCTTGGGCAACTGGCGAATCTTGAGCATGAGGCGATCCTCAACGCGATCAAGCGTCAGGACCCGGACGCGGCACGTGCGGCAATGTGGCTGCACCTGACCAACAGTCGTGACCGGTTTTCAGCCACGAGCTGA
- a CDS encoding MFS transporter has protein sequence MKSSIAGMNEGADSVLSSAIAKVKRHVLPLFVIMFIVNYIDRVNIGFVRTHMEHDLGIGAAAYGFGAGLFFIGYALFEVPSNMLLQKVGARIWLTRIMFTWGLVAAGMAFIQNETHFYILRFLLGVAEAGFFPGVIYYFTRWLPGAERGKAIAIFLSGSAVASLISGPLSGLLLQIEGLGLHGWQWMYFIEGMFSVGLCVFVWFWLDAKPHDAKWLTRAEQDALVKAIDDEQKAREAATPIKPSLSKLLKDRQIILFCLIYFFIQLTIYAATFWLPSIIKKMGEMSDFQVGLFNSIPWLLSIIGMYAFASFSAKWKHQQAWVATALLIAAAGMFMSTTGGPIFAFVAICFAALGFKSASSLFWPIPQAYLDARIAAAVIALINSVGNLGGFVAPTTFGLLEQHTGSIQGGLYGLAATSIIAAIIVFAARMTPKSAPDVAVADAAPKHA, from the coding sequence GTGAAATCATCCATTGCCGGGATGAACGAGGGCGCCGATTCCGTGCTGTCCTCCGCCATTGCCAAAGTCAAACGCCACGTCCTGCCGCTGTTCGTCATCATGTTCATCGTCAATTACATTGACCGGGTGAACATCGGCTTCGTCCGCACCCACATGGAACATGACCTCGGCATCGGCGCCGCTGCCTATGGGTTCGGTGCCGGTCTGTTCTTCATCGGTTACGCGCTGTTCGAAGTCCCCTCCAACATGCTGCTGCAAAAGGTCGGTGCGCGAATCTGGCTGACCCGCATCATGTTCACCTGGGGCCTGGTGGCCGCCGGCATGGCGTTCATCCAGAACGAAACCCACTTCTACATCCTGCGATTTCTGCTTGGCGTGGCCGAGGCCGGTTTCTTTCCCGGGGTGATCTACTACTTCACTCGCTGGTTGCCGGGGGCCGAGCGCGGCAAGGCGATTGCGATTTTCCTGAGTGGCTCGGCGGTGGCCTCGCTGATTTCCGGCCCGTTGTCCGGCCTGCTGTTGCAGATCGAAGGGCTCGGCCTGCACGGCTGGCAGTGGATGTACTTCATTGAGGGGATGTTCTCGGTCGGCCTGTGCGTGTTCGTGTGGTTCTGGCTCGACGCCAAACCCCACGACGCCAAGTGGCTGACCCGTGCCGAGCAAGACGCACTGGTCAAAGCCATCGACGATGAACAGAAGGCCCGCGAAGCCGCGACTCCGATCAAACCCTCGCTGAGCAAACTTCTCAAGGATCGCCAGATCATTCTGTTCTGCCTGATTTACTTCTTCATTCAATTGACCATCTACGCCGCGACGTTCTGGCTGCCGAGCATCATCAAGAAAATGGGCGAGATGAGCGACTTCCAGGTCGGGCTGTTCAACTCGATTCCGTGGTTGCTGTCGATCATCGGCATGTATGCGTTCGCCTCATTCTCGGCGAAGTGGAAGCATCAGCAGGCCTGGGTGGCCACGGCACTGTTGATCGCCGCAGCGGGTATGTTCATGTCCACCACCGGCGGGCCGATTTTCGCCTTCGTCGCGATCTGCTTTGCCGCGCTGGGTTTCAAATCTGCGTCGTCGCTGTTCTGGCCGATCCCGCAGGCCTATCTCGATGCGCGGATCGCCGCTGCCGTGATCGCGCTGATCAACTCGGTGGGCAACCTCGGCGGCTTCGTCGCCCCCACCACTTTCGGCCTGCTGGAACAACACACCGGTTCGATCCAGGGCGGCCTCTATGGTCTGGCCGCGACCTCGATCATCGCCGCGATCATCGTGTTCGCCGCCCGCATGACACCCAAATCCGCACCTGACGTCGCCGTGGCCGATGCCGCGCCGAAACACGCTTGA
- the gudD gene encoding glucarate dehydratase: MTAHDIAKAPIITEMQVIPVAGHDGMLLNLSGAHGPFFTRNIVILKDNAGHTGVGEVPGGERIRQTLEDARSLVVGSPIGTYQKILNQVRQTFANRDAGGRGLQTFDLRITIHAVTGLEAALLDLLGQHLDVPVAALLGEGQQRDEVKMLGYLFYVGDRRDTDLAYRSEPDADNDWFRVRHEKAMTADAVVRLAEAAHARYGFKDFKLKGGVLSGDAEIEAVTALAERFPDARITLDPNGAWSLKEAIRLCRDQHHVLAYAEDPCGAENGYSGREVMAEFRRATGLKTATNMIATDWREMGHAIQLQSVDIPLADPHFWTMQGSVRVAQMCHEWGLTWGSHSNNHFDISLAMFTHVAAAAPGDITAIDTHWIWQDGQRLSKAPLQIVEGCVQVPKKPGLGVELDMDQVAKAHELYKGMGLGARDDSVAMQFLIPGWTFDNKRPCLAR; encoded by the coding sequence ATGACCGCACACGACATCGCCAAAGCCCCGATCATCACCGAGATGCAAGTCATCCCGGTGGCCGGCCACGACGGCATGCTGCTCAACCTGAGCGGCGCCCACGGACCTTTTTTCACCCGCAACATCGTCATCCTCAAGGACAACGCCGGCCACACCGGCGTCGGTGAAGTGCCCGGCGGCGAACGCATTCGCCAGACCCTCGAAGACGCCCGCAGCCTCGTGGTCGGCAGCCCGATCGGCACTTATCAGAAGATCCTCAACCAGGTGCGCCAGACCTTCGCCAACCGCGACGCCGGCGGCCGTGGCCTGCAAACGTTCGACCTGCGCATCACCATACACGCGGTAACCGGGCTGGAAGCGGCGCTGCTCGACCTGCTCGGCCAGCACCTCGACGTGCCGGTGGCCGCATTGCTTGGTGAAGGCCAGCAGCGTGATGAAGTGAAGATGCTCGGTTATCTGTTCTACGTGGGCGATCGCCGGGATACCGACCTCGCCTACCGCAGCGAACCGGACGCCGACAACGACTGGTTCCGCGTGCGTCACGAGAAAGCCATGACCGCCGACGCCGTAGTGCGTCTGGCCGAGGCTGCCCATGCGCGTTACGGTTTCAAGGACTTCAAGCTCAAGGGCGGCGTGCTCAGCGGCGATGCGGAAATCGAAGCGGTGACCGCCCTGGCCGAGCGCTTCCCCGACGCCCGCATCACTCTTGATCCGAACGGCGCGTGGTCATTGAAAGAAGCGATCCGTTTGTGCCGCGACCAGCATCATGTGCTGGCCTACGCCGAAGACCCGTGCGGCGCGGAAAACGGCTATTCGGGCCGTGAAGTGATGGCCGAATTCCGCCGCGCCACCGGCCTGAAAACCGCCACCAACATGATCGCCACCGACTGGCGCGAAATGGGTCACGCGATTCAGTTGCAGTCGGTGGACATCCCGCTGGCCGACCCGCATTTCTGGACCATGCAGGGTTCGGTGCGCGTGGCGCAGATGTGTCACGAATGGGGCCTGACCTGGGGCTCGCACTCCAACAACCACTTCGACATTTCCCTGGCGATGTTCACCCACGTAGCGGCCGCCGCGCCGGGCGACATCACCGCCATCGACACCCACTGGATCTGGCAGGACGGCCAGCGCCTGAGCAAGGCGCCGCTGCAAATCGTCGAGGGCTGCGTGCAGGTGCCGAAGAAACCGGGGCTGGGCGTGGAACTGGACATGGATCAGGTGGCCAAAGCCCACGAGCTCTATAAAGGCATGGGACTGGGCGCGCGGGACGACAGCGTGGCGATGCAGTTTCTGATTCCGGGCTGGACGTTTGATAACAAGCGTCCCTGCCTGGCGCGCTGA
- a CDS encoding LysR family transcriptional regulator — MIRPQLPLNALRAFEASARHLSFTRAAVELCVTQAAVSHQVKSLEAQLGVILFKRLPRGLMLTGEGEILLPVLTTSFDHIAQMLERLAGGQYREMLTVGAVGTFAVGWLLPRLADFQAKHPLIDLRLSTNNNRVDVAAEGLDYAIRFGAGAWHGIEATRLLEAPLSVLCVPEIARQLHTPGDLLQQRLLRSYRTDEWPEWFHAAGLATHAAPPQSIVFDSSLAMMEAALQGGGVALAPPLMFARQLAADLICQPFAIEITTGSYWLTRLQSRPETSAMAAFKHWLLEISGQ; from the coding sequence ATGATTCGACCTCAATTGCCCTTGAATGCATTGCGCGCTTTTGAAGCTTCTGCGCGTCATTTGAGCTTCACTCGCGCTGCCGTGGAATTGTGCGTGACCCAGGCGGCCGTCAGCCATCAGGTCAAAAGCCTGGAGGCGCAACTCGGCGTGATCCTGTTCAAACGCCTGCCCCGTGGGCTGATGCTGACCGGCGAGGGCGAAATTTTACTGCCGGTGCTGACCACGTCGTTCGATCATATCGCGCAGATGCTCGAGCGTCTGGCGGGCGGGCAATATCGGGAAATGCTCACGGTCGGCGCAGTGGGGACTTTCGCTGTGGGTTGGTTGTTGCCGAGGCTGGCGGACTTTCAGGCGAAACATCCGCTCATAGATTTGCGGCTGTCGACCAACAACAATCGGGTGGACGTCGCTGCTGAAGGGCTGGATTACGCGATCCGGTTTGGCGCCGGGGCGTGGCACGGTATCGAGGCGACCCGTTTGCTGGAGGCGCCGTTGTCGGTGCTGTGCGTGCCGGAAATCGCCCGGCAGTTGCACACGCCGGGGGATCTTTTGCAGCAGCGCTTGCTGCGTTCCTATCGCACCGATGAGTGGCCGGAATGGTTCCACGCGGCCGGTCTGGCGACCCATGCCGCGCCGCCCCAGAGCATCGTGTTCGACTCGTCGCTGGCGATGATGGAAGCGGCGTTGCAGGGCGGCGGGGTGGCACTGGCGCCGCCGTTGATGTTTGCCCGGCAACTGGCGGCGGACCTGATCTGCCAACCCTTTGCCATCGAAATCACCACCGGCAGCTATTGGCTGACGCGGTTGCAGTCACGGCCGGAGACGTCGGCGATGGCGGCGTTCAAGCACTGGTTGCTGGAAATTTCCGGCCAGTGA
- the ampC gene encoding class C beta-lactamase: MPSIHLNKLKSFSAFGLFFSAATCLAAPQTDDQLQALVKATVTPVMQQQDIAGLAVAVTVDGKAHYFNYGVADKNTGQAVSENTLFEIGSVSKTFTATLAAYAQASGKLAFSDKASQHWPELKGSAFDHISLLQLGTYSAGGLPLQFPDAADSSDKMLGYYQQWKPTYPAGSHRLYSNPSIGLFGYLAAKSLGQPFNQVMTETLLPKLGLKHTFLSVPASEEKLYAQGYDKNNKPVRVSPGALDSEAYGVKASAADLLQFVEANLDTAKLETPLQKAIALTHTGYYTVGDMTQGLGWERYAYPISLERLLDGNSTPMAMEAHKVKWLNPPQPEPANVLLNKTGATGGFGAYVAFVPSKKVGIVILANRNYPNAERVKIAHRILGELTR, encoded by the coding sequence ATGCCTTCAATCCACCTGAACAAACTCAAGTCCTTCAGCGCTTTCGGACTTTTCTTCAGCGCCGCCACCTGCCTGGCCGCCCCGCAAACCGACGATCAGTTGCAGGCGCTGGTCAAGGCCACCGTGACCCCGGTCATGCAGCAACAGGACATCGCGGGCCTGGCCGTGGCCGTAACCGTCGATGGCAAGGCGCATTACTTTAACTACGGTGTCGCCGACAAGAACACCGGGCAAGCGGTGAGTGAAAACACCCTGTTCGAAATCGGCTCTGTGAGCAAAACCTTCACCGCAACCCTCGCCGCCTACGCTCAGGCCAGCGGCAAACTGGCGTTTTCCGACAAGGCCAGCCAGCACTGGCCCGAGCTGAAAGGTAGCGCGTTTGACCACATCAGCCTGCTGCAACTGGGCACCTACAGCGCCGGCGGCCTGCCGCTGCAATTCCCGGATGCTGCGGACTCTTCCGACAAAATGCTCGGCTATTACCAACAGTGGAAACCGACGTATCCGGCCGGCAGCCATCGCCTGTACTCCAACCCGAGCATCGGCCTGTTCGGTTATCTGGCCGCGAAAAGCCTCGGCCAGCCATTCAATCAGGTCATGACCGAAACCCTGCTGCCGAAACTCGGGCTCAAGCACACCTTCCTGTCGGTGCCCGCGTCTGAAGAGAAGCTCTACGCCCAAGGCTATGACAAGAACAACAAACCCGTTCGCGTCAGCCCCGGTGCCCTCGATTCCGAAGCCTACGGCGTGAAAGCCAGCGCCGCGGATCTTCTGCAATTCGTCGAAGCCAACCTCGACACCGCCAAACTCGAAACCCCACTGCAAAAAGCCATCGCCCTCACCCACACCGGCTACTACACCGTCGGCGACATGACCCAGGGCCTGGGCTGGGAACGCTACGCCTACCCGATCAGCCTCGAACGCCTGCTGGACGGCAACTCGACGCCGATGGCCATGGAAGCGCACAAGGTCAAATGGCTCAACCCGCCACAGCCGGAACCGGCGAACGTGCTGCTGAACAAGACCGGCGCTACGGGTGGCTTCGGCGCGTATGTTGCGTTCGTGCCGTCGAAGAAAGTCGGGATCGTGATTCTGGCGAACCGTAATTACCCGAATGCTGAGCGGGTGAAGATTGCGCACAGGATTCTGGGTGAGTTGACCCGGTAA